In a genomic window of Kwoniella newhampshirensis strain CBS 13917 chromosome 8, whole genome shotgun sequence:
- a CDS encoding diphthamide biosynthesis protein 1 — MDAAEGIEKASRPPAGSSRSRKRFVGTTSSSKASSSRQTVRRVANQVPDDILNDPDLNAAIAALPGNYNFEIHKTIYHIRRDGVKSVALQMPEGLMMYGCAIADIIETFTGALPMMLADVTYGACCIDDYTAKEMGAEMIVHYGHSCLIPVSQTTLKTLYVFVEIAIDTSHLSLSVRRNFPSSRTSFQRLVLGAAASEPGGKVPIALELEDQKARDESSSSIATTTESDDTGSERPTKLALVSTIQFVAAIQSLRTDLETALPPLEKEQVDKEEDGILAEVKRGDIGVWRGKYDVTIPQSRPLSPGEVLGCTAPKLNDVDALIYVGDGRFHLESIMIANPTVPAFRYDPYSKKFTRETYEHDEMRSLRGEAVKVARNNLLEQGASTWAVLLGTLGRQGSLSVLQSVTAGLPPDSNTIPPLLLLLSELSPAKLALLPKEQISTFVQTSCPRLSIDWGYAFTRPLLSPYEASVASGRVKGWGGLSLEGGLKGEGDYPMDFYSDSSLGPWTPRYKVKV; from the exons ATGGACGCTGCTGAAGGTATTGAAAAGGCTTCAAGACCTCCTGCCGGATCCTCGAGATCCCGAAAGAGGTTCGTGGGAACTACGTCTTCGTCGAAAGCCTCGTCCTCTCGTCAGACCGTTAGGAGAGTAGCGAATCAGGTCCCGGATGATATCCTCAACGATCCAGATTTGAACGCTGCGATTGCAG CCCTTCCCGGAAACTACAACTTTGAGATACACAAGACGATCTACCACATCCGTCGAGATGGAGTCAAGAGCGTCGCTCTCCAGATGCCCGAAGGCTTGATGATGTACGGCTGTGCAATTGCTGATATTATCGagac ATTCACCGGCGCACTGCCTATGATGTTGGCAGATGTAACGTATGGTGCTTGTT GTATTGACGACTACACGGCCAAGGAGATGGGTGCGGAGATGATTGTGCATTACGGTCATTCCTGTCTGA TCCCGGTGTCCCAAACCACGCTCAAAACACTTTACGTCTTCGTCGAAATCGCCATCGACActtcccatctctcacttTCCGTTCGTCGCaacttcccttcctctAGAACATCGTTCCAGCGACTTGTCCTCGGTGCTGCCGCTTCCGAACCCGGTGGTAAAGTGCCCATCGCTCTTGAGCTGGAAGATCAAAAGGCCCGCGACgagtcgtcgtcgtcgattgCGACCACCACTGAATCGGATGATACTGGTTCCGAACGACCTACGAAACTCGCATTGGTCTCCACGATCCAATTCGTCGCAGCGATTCAATCCTTACGTACAGATCTGGAGACCGCCCTGCCACcgctggagaaggaacaggtggacaaggaggaagacggaaTTTTGGCGGAAGTGAAGCGAGGCGATATCGGCGTGTGGAGGGGGAAGTATGACGTGACAATCCCTCAAAGTAGACCATTGAGTCCTGGCGAAGTGTTGGGATGTACTGCGCCGAAATTGAACGATGTGGACGCGTTGAT ATACGTCGGTGACGGACGGTTCCACCTCGAATCGATCATGATCGCGAACCCTACTGTCCCTGCATTCCGATACGACCCCTATTCCAAGAAATTCACCCGAGAGACGTACGAACACGACGAGATGCGATCGCTACGAGGCGAGGCTGTCAAGGTGGCTCGCAACAACCTGTTGGAACAAGGAGCGTCCACGTGGGCAGTCCTCCTCGGTACGCTCGGTAGACAAGGAAGTCTATCAGTGTTGCAGAGCGTGACGGCGGGTTTACCCCCTGACTCAAATACAATCCCACCGTTGCTCTTACTTTTGTCCGAGTTGAGTCCTGCAAAATTGGCTTTGTTGCCAAAGGAACAGATCTCGACGTTTGTTCAGACTTCATGTCCGAGATTATCGATAGATTGGGGATACGCTTTCACCCGGCCTCTGCTGAGTCCGTACGAAGCGAGCGTCGCTTCGGGCAGAGTGAAAGGTTGGGGTGGATTGAGTCTGGAAGGGGGTCTTAAAGGTGAGGGCGATTATCCGATGGACTTTTATTCGGACAGCTCGTTAGGGCCATGGACACCTCGATACAAGGTCAAAGTGTAG
- a CDS encoding ATP-dependent RNA helicase DBP4 — translation MAFVENKASSSRGPFAKPKVAKGKQASPKVKSNEAKRNKINQELQELQSRVDNFFPPKEITLFSDLPLSSRTLKGLKSSHFLNPTPIQSLSIPPSLQARDILGSAKTGSGKTLAFLIPLLERLYLEKWGPLDGLGAVVISPTRELAVQTFMQLRDIGKYHNFSAGLVIGGKPLKEERDRLGRMNILIATPGRLLQHLDSTVGFESGGVKVLADRLLDLGFLPALRAIVGHFSPVHTAPSARPSRQTLLFSATQSKDLAALAKLSLHDPMYISCNKPGEEGVMPSNLDQFYAVIGLERKLDALWGFVKSHLKMKGIVFVTSGKQRFSSAKHALLICTDVAARGLDFPAVDWVIQLDCPDDVDTYIHRVGRTARYQAGGTALTFLCPSEEEGMKSRWGEKAIEVKKIKIKESKMGNLKQSMQNFAFREPEIKYLGQRAFISYMKSIHIQKDKSIFRLSELPADAYADSLGLPGAPQIKFADQARSGGKAIKARGGEKKEDEVLVEEVEDVRDVVASSDEEGEDSGSDEGSEQEEEEDNESESESESAADKGQAPAVRTKYDRMFERKNQSILTPHYTALIAQDDEEAEDDANVFTLSRRDHALSGDEGDLTSDEEALSAELKKKPLISSEDLSKRKLKQAASRKAQLKSRPGPSKMIFDEETGEAREFYEAGEDVEKEMGAEEKRREYLEKERERMRVEDKVDREVAREKKREVKRKRKEREREIRGETTMDGDEPIAYLGGDDDDDLSRRSYSPSPVAEEVQPIRKKQKGGKMADDLEDEEALALRLLQG, via the exons ATGGCGTTCGTAGAAAACAAGGCATCGTCCTCCAGAGGGCCCTTCGCCAAGCCTAAAGTAGCTAAAGGGAAACAAGCCTCTCCAAAGGTCAAATCCAACGAGGCGAAGCGGAACAAGATCAATCAGGAGTTGCAAGAGCTGCAGTCGCGAGTGGACAACTTT TTTCCACCGAAAGAGATCACTCTGTTCTCCGATCTGCCTCTGTCCTCCCGGACACTGAAAG GCCTGAAAAGCAGCCACTTTCTCAACCCTACACCTATCCaatccctctccatccctccATCTCTACAAGCCCGTGACATCCTTGGATCTGCCAAAACAGGATCGGGCAAGACACTCGCGTTTTTGATCCCGCTCCTGGAACGACTGTATCTGGAGAAATGGGGCCCACTCGATGGACTTGGTGCGGTGGTGATCTCTCCCACGCGAGAGCTCGCTGTGCAGACATTTATGCAGCTGAGAGATATCGGAAAGTATCATAACTTCTCAGCGGGGCTGGTTATCGGTGGTAAACcgttgaaggaggagagggacagATTGGGTAGAATGAATATCCTCATTGCGACCCCGGGGAGATTGCTGCAACATCTGGACAGTACGGTGGGGTTCGAATCGGGTGGAGTCAAGGTATTag CCGATcgccttctcgatctcggtTTCCTACCTGCGCTGCGAGCTATTGTAGGCCACTTCTCACCCGTCCACACCGCCCCGAGCGCTCGACCCTCTCGGCAAACGCTGCTCTTTTCCGCCACCCAGTCCAAGGACCTTGCCGCGCTAGCCAAGCTGTCTCTCCACGATCCCATGTACATCAGCTGCAACAAGCccggggaagaaggtgtaATGCCATCCAACCTTGATCAGTTCTACGCGGTGATAGGCCTGGAGAGGAAGCTTGACGCGCTGTGGGGTTTCGTCAAGAGTCatctgaagatgaaggggaTTGTGTTTGTCACCAGTGGTaaacag CGGTTCTCGTCGGCCAAACATGCCCTCTTGATCTGCACCGATGTCGCCGCGAGAGGTCTCGATTTCCCCGCGGTGGATTGGGTCATCCAGCTGGATTGTCCCGACGATGTCGACACATATATCCACCGAGTCGGGAGAACAGCACGATACCAAGCTGGAGGAACCGCCCTGACCTTCCTCTGTCccagcgaagaggaggggatGAAGTCGAGATGGGGAGAGAAAGCgatcgaggtgaagaagatcaagatcaaagaGAGCAAGATGGGCAATCTCAAGCAATCGATGCAGAATTTCGCGTTCCGAGAGCCAGAAATCAAGTATTTGGGTCAGAGG GCATTCATCTCGTATATGAAATCCATCCACATACAAAAAGACAAGTCCATCTTCAGGCTGTCGGAACTCCCCGCGGACGCCTACGCGGACAGCTTGGGTCTTCCCGGAGCGCCTCAGATCAAGTTTGCAGATCAAGCTAGATCAGGCGGGAAGGCGATCAAAGCTCGAGgtggggagaagaaggaggacgaagtattggtggaggaggtggaggatgtcagGGATGTTGTCGCAAgcagtgatgaagagggcGAGGATAGCGGCAGCGACGAAGGCAGtgaacaggaggaagaggaggacaacgagagcgagagcgagagcgaaAGTGCTGctgacaag GGCCAGGCCCCCGCTGTGCGAACGAAATACGACCGAATGTTCGAACGGAAGAACCAGTCGATTCTCACCCCGCATTACACCGCTCTCATCGCtcaagatgacgaagaagcggaagatgaCGCCAATGTGTTCACGCTCTCTCGTCGTGATCATGCTTTGTCAGGCGATGAAGGGGATCTCACttcggacgaagaagcGCTGTCCGCGGaattgaagaagaaaccCCTGATCTCCTCGGAAGACCTGTCCAAGAGGAAGTTGAAACAAGCTGCATCACGCAAAGCTCAACTGAAGTCACGGCCTGGACCATCCAAGATGAtcttcgacgaggagacgGGCGAGGCGAGGGAGTTCTACGAGGCaggggaagatgtggagaaagagatgggtgcggaggagaagagaagggagtatttggagaaggaaagggagaggatgagggtggaggacaaggtggatAGGGAAGtggcgagggagaagaagagagaagtcaagaggaagaggaaggagagggagagggag ATCCGCGGCGAGACCACAATGGACGGCGACGAACCTATTGCTTATCTCGGtggagacgacgacgacgacttgtcgagaagatcataCTCTCCTTCGCCTGTCGCCGAGGAAGTGCAACCCATccggaagaagcagaagggTGGTAAGATGGCGGATgatctggaagatgaggaagctCTGGCCCTTAGGTTGTTacaaggatga
- a CDS encoding methylenetetrahydrofolate reductase codes for MSQLTSLIASRTAPFHTFEFFPPRTEAGLVNLLDRIRRLADAPLPAPLAVSVTWGAGGSTADRSLELAEQVVKMGLDVVLHLTCTNMAKEKVDQALGRCRDLGIRNVLALRGDPPRSEEYAVSADPTPDFFKHADDLVRYIRAEHGDWFCIGVAGYPTPHADSENEEDDLHWLKVKCDAGADYIITQLFYDVEGFLEWVKTCISQPIIPGIMPIQNFASFRRLVNLTKCPVPDSIMDELQPISSDDAAVKNYGAQLATKMVAQIIGSKLVPGVHFCTLNLEKSVRTILENLGWSTKADNRPSTSPSPRHNQLIEDDADMTNVKDGVAINGKTRLSPATQMKDLSISPSEASQLAQYGLTHNVLPPAPKAGLGGKSGGVAEDSWDEYPNGRFTDVRSPAYGEIDGWGSGLKITAAQALKEWGTPTDASQLSSLFVSYLDSSPETPTTPFCDLPLSPESASILPHLIALNSTRLQHWTVGSQPAVDAAKSDDPIHGWGPRGGYVFQKAFVEFFVREEEVIRLEEKLKKGDGQITMTNALKDAVNAVTWGVFPGQEISQSTIIEETSFLAWKEEAFDIWTEWSLLYPRQSPARKLLEGIAGEWWLVSLIHHDYKDSEGLWRFLLK; via the exons ATGTCGCAATTGACATCCCTCATAGCGTCGCGGACCGCTCCGTTTCACACCTTTGAgttcttccctcctcgtACCGAAGCGGGTCTCGTCAACCTCCTCGATAGAATCAGAAGACTCGCCGATGCTCCTCTACCTGCGCCGTTGGCAGTGTCGGTGACATGGGGTGCCGGGGGAAGTACCGCTGATAGGAGTTTGGAGTTGGCCGAGCAGGTCGTCAAGATGGGATTGGACGTGGTGCTGCACCTGACATGCACGAATATGGCCAAGGAAAAGGTCGACCAGGCATTAGGG AGATGCAGAGATCTGGGTATCCGTAACGTCCTCGCCCTTCGAGGcgatcctcctcgatccgAAGAATACGCAGTGTCTGCCGATCCCACGCCCGACTTTTTCAAACACGCCGATGACCTCGTCCGCTATATCCGTGCAGAACACGGCGATTGGTTCTGCATCGGAGTCGCTGGGTATCCTACCCCACACGCTGATTCAGAaaacgaggaggacgatctACACTGGTTAAAGGTGAAGTGTGACGCTGGAGCGGATTATATCATCACACAACTGTTCTACGATGTGGAGGGGTTCCTGGAATGGGTCAAGACCt GCATCTCGCAACCGATCATTCCCGGCATCATGCCGATTCAGAACTTTGCGTCGTTCAGACGCCTGGTGAATCTGACCAAATGTCCTGTACCCGACTCCATCATGGACGAATTGCAACCCATCTCATCGGACGACGCCGCGGTCAAGAATTACGGAGCGCAACTGGCCACCAAGATGGTTGCCCAGATCATTGGCTCGAAGCTTGTCCCCGGAGTTCACTTTTGCACGCTCAACCTGGAAAAGTCGGTCCGCACGATATTGGAAAACCTCGGCTGGTCAACCAAAGCAGACAATCGGCCCTCGACGTCGCCATCACCCCGACACAATCAGCtcatcgaggatgacgCGGATATGACGAATGTGAAGGATGGAGTGGCGATCAACGGAAAGACCAGATTATCGCCGGCCACTCAGATGAAAGATCTTTCGATCTCGCCAAGCGAAGCGAGCCAACTTGCCCAGTATGGATTGACGCACAATGTCTTGCCTCCCGCACCAAAGGCTGGACTGGGTGGCAAGAGCGGTGGTGTCGCTGAGGACAGCTGGGATGAGTACCCTAACGGTCGATTCACCGATGTTCGAAGTCCGGCGTATGGTGAGATCGATGGATGGGGCAGTGGTCTCAAGATCACA GCGGCACAAGCACTGAAGGAATGGGGCACGCCCACGGACGCCTCTCAGCTCTCATCGCTCTTCGTTTCATACCTTGATTCGTCTCCTGAAACGCCGACCACCCCGTTTTGCGACCTGCCCCTCTCTCCCGAATCAGCCTCCATCTTacctcatctcatcgcctTGAACTCGACGAGACTCCAACACTGGACGGTCGGATCTCAACCCGCTGTGGACGCTGCCAAATCTGATGATCCGATACATGGCTGGGGACCTCGTGGTGGATATGTCTTCCAAAAAGCTTTCGTCGAGTTCTTTgtgagggaggaggaggtgatcaggctggaggagaagttgaagaagggagacgGGCAGATAACCAT GACGAACGCGCTGAAAGATGCCGTCAACGCGGTGACTTGGGGTGTCTTCCCCGGTCAGGAGATATCACAATCCACCATCATTGAAGAGACCTCTTTCCTTGcgtggaag GAGGAGGCATTTGACATCTGGACCGAATGGTCATTGCTCTACCCACGACAGTCGCCTGCGAGGAAGCTGCTCGAAGGGATAGCGGGAGAATGGTGGTTGGTCAGTTTGATACATCACGATTATAAGGATTCGGAAGGATTATGGAGGTTTTTGTTGAAGTAG
- a CDS encoding uracil-DNA glycosylase yields the protein MPPQARSISSYFLKPTSPAAAAATSSSPTTPKSTPAKRSITLSDAAKRAIEEGLASSPARDGSPEPSNKRAKIDGSPSAPSKVADIFAKPATLTSTSKALKPGATSRDDLRTKLSDNPRWASLLALELDTLGEDWLLALQDELTKSYFLSLKEFVTREQETKKVFPPAQDIYSWSRLCPLKDVRVVIIGQDPYHDDGQAHGLAFSVRKGVRIPPSLRNIYKEMHDEIPEFAVPKHGDLTEWAKHGVLLLNTALTVRAHEAGSHANKGWDQFTAAVLKVVTARLAPGPSTAAEKGEKVAGGNGVVFMAWGAHAAKMCAGVDTNKHVILKSAHPSPLSANRGFLGNGHFVKANQWLEKRYGAEGGIDWKSLGAE from the exons ATGCCACCTCAGGCCAGATCAATATCATCGTACTTCCTCAAACCCACCTCTCCAGCTGCTGCAGCAGCAACTTCGAGCAGTCCCACCACGCCGAAAAGCACCCCTGCCAAGAGATCCATCACGCTTTCGGACGCTGCGAAACGAGCGATCGAAGAGGGTCTAGCTTCGAGTCCTGCTAGGGATGGATCGCCCGAACCGTCGAACAAGAGGGCGAAGATAGATGGTAGTCCATCGGCACCATCCA AGGTCGCGGACATATTTGCCAAACCTGCCACTCTCACTTCAACATCCAAGGCTCTCAAGCCGGGAGCGACATCCCGTGACGATCTGCGTACAAAGCTTTCAGATAACCCAAGATGGGCATCGTTATTGGCGCTGGAGCTGGATACCttgggagaagattggTTGTTAGCTTTACAGGATGAACTGACGAAATCATATTTTCTCAGT TTGAAGGAGTTCGTGACGAGGGAGcaggagacgaagaaagtCTTTCCGCCTG CCCAAGACATCTATTCGTGGTCCCGACTCTGCCCGTTGAAAGATGTACGAGTGGTCATTATCG GTCAAGATCCATACCAT GATGATGGACAGGCTCAT GGCCTCGCCTTTTCTGTCAGAAAGGGCGTCCggatccctccttctctccgaAATATCTACAAAGAGATGCACGACGAGATCCCGGAGTTCGCGGTACCTAAACATGG AGATCTGACGGAATGGGCGAAACATGGTGTTTTGCTCCTGAACACGGCTTTGACTGTCCGTGCTCATGAA GCGGGGTCTCACGCCAACAAGGGTTGGGACCAATTCACCGCGGCCGTTCTCAAAGTCGTGACGGCCCGACTGGCGCCGGGTCCTTCAACAGCTGCTGAGAAGGGCGAGAAGGTCGCAGGCGGTAACGGAGTGGTCTTTATGGCTTGGGGTGCACATGCGGCCAAGATGTGTGCGGGAGTGGATACG AACAAGCATGTCATTCTCAAATCCGCTCATCCGAGTCCATTATCTGCCAATCGGGGTTTTTTGGGCAATGGTCATTTTGTGAAAGCGAATCAAtggttggagaagagatatGGTGCAGAAGGCGGTATCGATTGGAAGAGTCTTGGTGCGGAGTAA
- a CDS encoding pre-mRNA-splicing factor SLT11: MPAKHDINKVGVESSDFPILCETCLGPNPYVRMSKQEFGSECKICNRPYTVFRWNPGNGARFKKTEICTTCSKIKGVCQTCLLDLEFGLPVQVRDAALGRKNQAPTSDINKQFYIQNLEKQMADSPDGMSFDSEVANKSGREMLKNLARTDPYYKRNRPHICSFFVKGECKRGGECPFRHEIPEENGMQKQNLVDRYYGRNDPVAKKILREQAESKGMKAPEDKTVTTLLFLGLPTCTEAEIRSSLAGACPWVKPTDVRSLTIVEASHCAFVNFTQRSMAERSAEALSAQSGIEVSGKRAKVVWGRSRPQKGKAAASAGASSSVAATAEASGSS, translated from the exons ATGCCTGCCAAGCACGATATCAAC AAAGTCGGTGTGGAAAGCTCAGACTTTCCTAtact ATGCGAGACAT GTCTTGGACCAAATCCATATGTTCGAATG AGCAAGCAGGAGTTCGGATCAGAATGTAAGATCTGCAATCGACCTTATACGGTCTTCCGATGGAATCCAGGAAACGGAGCGAGGTTCAAGAAAACCGAGATCTGTACGACTTGTTCGAAAATCAAGGGTGTTTGTCAGACTTGTCTATTggatct GGAATTCGGTCTGCCTGTTCAGGTTCGAGATGCTGCTctgggaaggaagaatCAAGCTCCTACATCCGATATCAACAAAC AATTCTACATCCAAAATCTCGAAAAGCAG ATGGCAGATTCACCGGACGGCATGTCGTTCGATTCCGAAGTCGCCAACAAATCAGGACGAGAAATGCTCAAAAATCTCGCGAGGACGGATCCGTACTACAAGAGAAACAGGCCACATATCTGTAGTTTCTTCGTCAAAGGCGAATGcaagcgaggaggagaatgCCCTTTCAG ACACGAGATACCGGAGGAGAACGGGATGCAGAAGCAAAATCTGGTTGATCGATATTACGGGAGGAACGATCCTGTGGCTAAGAAGATACTGAGAGAACAAGCGGAGAGCAAGGGTATGAAAGCGCCAGAAGATAAGACAGTG ACAACATTGCTTTTCCTCGGTCTGCCGACATGTACTGAAGCGGAGATAAGATCATCGCTGGCTGGAGCGTGTCCTTGGGTGAAGCCTACGGATGTGAGATCGTTGACCATAGTCGAGGCCAGTC ACTGTGCTTTTGTCAACTTCACACAACGGTCAATGGCTGAACGATCTGCGGAAGCTCTTTCAGCTCAGAGTGGAATCGAGGTCTCAGGGAAGAGAGCAAAGGTCGTCTGGGGTAGATCGAGACCGCAGAAGGGAAAGGCTGCGGCCAGCGCAGGTGCATCCTCAAGCGTCGCAGCAACGGCTGAAGCTAGCGGATCGTCATGA